The proteins below are encoded in one region of Hordeum vulgare subsp. vulgare chromosome 3H, MorexV3_pseudomolecules_assembly, whole genome shotgun sequence:
- the LOC123443935 gene encoding 50S ribosomal protein L31: MALYLSTSFLPTSGAVAVARNSNRTLRSLVPSQRMRCSMRKKGLHPEIFEDAKVYCNGELVLVTGGTKPEYSVDVWSGNHPYYVGDSSALVVMDSQIEKFRKKWGHVKEYWTKEQWLEMHPDGDPEFEPEDDETRK, encoded by the exons ATGGCGCTCTACCTCTCCACCTCCTTCCTCCCGACCTCGGGCGCCGTCGCCGTCGCGAGAAATTCAAACCGTACCCTCCGCTCCCTCGTCCCCTCCCAG AGGATGAGGTGCTCGATGCGGAAGAAGGGGCTGCACCCGGAGATTTTCGAGGACGCGAAGGTGTACTGCAACGGTGAGTTGGTGCTGGTGACGGGGGGCACGAAGCCGGAGTACTCGGTGGATGTTTGGTCAGGGAACCACCCCTACTACGTCGGCGACTCCTCGGCGCTGGTCGTCATGGACAGCCAGATCGAGAAGTTCCGCAAGAAGTGGGGGCACGTCAAGGAGTACTGGACCAAGGAGCAGTGGCTTGAGATGCACCCCGACGGCGACCCGGAGTTTGAGCCAGAGGACGACGAGACCCGCAAATGA